TAATCGCTGTGCTATCCGATAAAGGGGATTAGGGGGGATTCGTAAATGGTTTTTAGTGATATGAATATAGAATTTGTGCTTGTCATTTTTCTAATTGGATTTATTGGGTCTTATCTTTCTGGAATGTTAGGAATTGGTGGATCGATTATAAAATATCCAATGTTACTCTATATACCTTCACTTTTTGGAATAACAGCATTTTCTGCTCATGAAGTATCGGGTATAAGTGCAGTGCAAGTTCTTTTTGCAACGATTGGTGGCGTATGGGCATACCGTAAAGGTGGTTACTTAAATAAAGATTTAATTATCTATATGGGAGTGAGCATTTTAATAGGTAGTTTAATAGGTGGATATGGATCAAAACTAATGCTAGGTGAAGCAATTAATTTTGTTTACGGTGTCCTCGCTTTAATTGCTGCTGTGATGATGTTTATACCGAAAAAGGGAACGGATGACATTCCTTTTGATCACGTTACATTCAACAAACCGTTGGCAGCATTTCTAGCACTGATTGTCGGAGTTGGAGCTGGTATTGTTGGTGCAGCAGGCGCATTTTTACTTGTACCCATTATGCTCGGTGTCCTAAAAATACCAATAAGAATGACAATCGCTTCATCTTTAGCAATTACCTTTATTTCATCGATCGGTTCGACAATTGGGAAAGTCACAACAGGACAAGTGGAATATATGCCAGCGGTTATTATGATTGTCGCCAGTATACTAGCATCACCACTTGGTGCTAAAACAGGTAAAAAAACAAATGCAAAACTATTACAAATTATTTTAGCGGTATTAATTGCAGGAACCGCAATAAAGATTTGGTTGGATATTTTAGATAATTAAGCTATTTTTTTATAGTCAATTAAATACCTGTACACGTATAAGTATTTATAATAAGTAAGAATAGGAGGATAACTATATGGGAGCAACAAAAAAAACAACAATTGTCTTATTTAGTGGAGATTATGATAAAACAATGGCAGCTTACATTATTGCAAATGGTGCAGCGGCATACGATCATGAAGTAACAATATTCCATACGTTTTGGGGTCTAAATGCACTAAGGAAAGAAAATCACGTTCCTGTTAAAAAAGGTGTCCTTGAAAAAATGTTCGGCAAAATGATGCCTAAAGGTGCTGATAAAATGGGCTTATCAAAAATGAACTACATGGGAATGGGACCAAAAATGATTAAGCAAGTAATGAAAAAGCATAATTCGATGCCATTACCAGACTTAATTGATATGGCTAAAGAGCAAGACGTCAAGCTAATTGCTTGCACGATGACAATGGATTTATTAGGCTTACAGAAAGAAGAGTTACTAGACGAACTAGAATATGGAGGGGTTGCCGCATATATCGGTGATGCCCAAGAGGGTAACGTTAACTTGTTTATCTAATTATAATTAATGGAGGGTGTAAATAATGAAAGAAATTACGGCAGAAGAACTAGCAAATAAAATAGCAGACAAAGAGAAAGTAAACTTAATTGACGTTCGTGAGGAATTTGAAGTGGAAGAAGGGAAAATCCCACAAGCAAAACATATCGCATTAGGCGAAGTTGAAGAACGGATGGATGAATTAGATAAGAATAAACATTACTACTTGATATGTCGTTCTGGTGCTAGAAGTGGTAACGCAGGACAATTTTTAACTGAAAAAGGATATGATGTAACGAATATGACAGGTGGCATGCTTGCTTGGCCTGGTGAAGTAGAGTAATAACTATAAAAGTGTAAAAACAATTAGGAGGAATTAGAAATGGAAAGTACAAAAGTGTTAGATGCAAAAGGTTTGGCTTGTCCAATGCCAATCGTAAAGACTAAGAAGGCAATGGCAGATTTGCAAGCTGGGGATATTTTAGAAGTACATGCAACAGATCAAGGTTCACAGAGTGATTTAACTGCATGGGCTAAATCAGGCGGACATGCATTAGTAAAAGATACAGATGAAGGCGACGTTCTTAAATTTTGGATTAAAAAAGGCGAATAATATTACGCAAGAGAAAGGTGGTAGATTAGATTGTTTCATTATACGGTAGAATCAAATAAAACAATCCAAGAAACGGTACAAGCCTTAGAGGTGAATTTAAAAGAAGAGAAGTTCGGTATCCTTTGGCAATTTGATATTAAAGAAACGTTAAACAATAAAGGAATTGATTTTGAACAACCTTATCTTGTATTAGAAGTATGTAATCCAAAGGAAGCCGCTAATCTTTTAACTAAAAATCAATTGGTTGGTTACTTCTTACCATGTAAAATTGTATTATATCAAGATACAGGTAAGACAAAAATCGGTATGCCAAAACCAACAGCATTAATTGATTTAGTAGAAGAGGAAGCATTAGTGGCATTAGCAAAAGAAATAGAAGATAAGTTGATTCGTGCAATAGACAAGAGTATATAATAAAAGCGGTGGATTCATTCACTGTTTTGCTCAAGTGAAAGTTGAAACGCTTCATGCATTGGCATGGAGCGTTTCTTTTAGCTGAGCAAAAAAAGTAAAAACAACAAAGCAAACTGGTGCAGAAAACGTTTGAATTATAGCGAACGATTTGATCGTAAAGTTAGACTTGAATCATGTAAAAAAAACTGTATAATTGTAAGTCATATAAATTGAATATTCTAATAAATCGGAGAAGGGGAGGATTAATAAAATGGCAAAAACAAAATTTGATGCGCATAATAGATGGCAAATGCCTGATACATATGTCATCCTATTTCTCGTATTATTATTAGGTGTGGTAGCTACATATCTCATCCCATCAGGATCATTCGAAAGAGAAATGATAGATGGCGTAGAGCGTGTTCTACCTGGTACATATAGTGCAGTTGCCGGTTCAAATCTGGGAGTTATGACGTTATTCAATGCTATTCAGATGGGGATGGTACAATCAGCTGATATTATTTTCATGGTATTATTTACTGGTGGTGCTTTTGAAATTATTGAACGATCTGGAGCGTTAAAAGGTGCTATTAATCGAGCAGTACTGTTGACTCGTGGGCGTGAATTCTGGATGATTGCAATTATATCTACATTATTCGCCTTAGGTGGAGCAGTTGGAGCAGTTGCTAACGCAGTAATAGCCTTTGTTGTGATTGGTGTTATTATTGCTCGTACATTAAAATTAGATCCAATTGTTGCAGTAGCCATTACATTTGGTGCAAACTTTGCAGGATTTAATGTCGGTTTTATTAACCCATACACAGTAGGGATTGCGCAGGATATTGCTGGCTTACCTCTTTTCTCAGGTTGGTTGTTACGTCTTGTTGTTTTCATAATTATTCTTTCGATAACGATAGGCTACACATGGCGTTACGCTAAAAAAATTATGGCTGATCCAAGTAAGAGTTTAATGGGTGTCTATGAAGATGAAGACGAAGTAGAAAAACTGGAAGATGAATTTACTATTAGACATAAATTAATGCTTAGTTTTGTTGGGCTTGGTTTGGTCTTTTTTGTTTATGCCTCCACACAATTAGGATGGACAATTAGTAATATGGCTGCTTTCTTTGTGTTAATTGGGATTGTGTCTGGTATTATTGCGGGTATGCACTATAATACCATTGCAATAACCTTTATGGATGGCACAAAGAAACTTGTTTATGGGGCACTTGTTGTTGGTCTTGCCCGTTCAGTTATAATCGTATTAGAGGATGGACAAGTACTTGATACCATTGTTTATGCGTTAAGCGTACCACTTGAAAACTTCCCGCCAATACTATCAGCAATAGGAATGTTTATTTCAAATGGCGTATTAAACTTTTTGGTTAACTCTGGTAGTGGTCAAGCAATGATTTCAATGCCAATGCTTGCACCTTTAGCAGACATGGTTGGTGTGACGCGTCAAGTAGCAGTTCAAGCTTATCAATTTGGGGATGGATTGACTAATAGTATATTCCCTACATCAGGTATATTGATGGCAAGTCTTGCAGTTGCTAATGTACCATGGACAAAATGGATTAAATTTATGTTTCCGTTATTTGTTATTTGGTTTATTATTGCAATTATTACCTTATCAATTGGTGTTCTCATTAATTGGGGACCATTCTAAATAAAAATTCTGCTATGTTAATTACACAAATGTAGATAGTTTAACCATTTTAACGATGATTCCTGCATGAAACAGGATTAAAGTATGTAAAGGAGTATCCTAAAGTGAGACGTTGTTCAAGTGTCTTCTCTATAGGATACTTATCTTTTTTTAAGTAAATTCTATTAATTTTTATCTTATCAAGTTTCACGACTTGCCCCCACTAAACCTTCATATTTAAGTCTTCTAGTTCTAAGTAGTCTAGTTTCACATAAGCATCTTTTATATTTTCTTCATAGTTATCTTTTGTGGATTCAGCAATTTCTAATATCGATATAAGCTTTGGTATATACAGTCGGTCATTCTCTTCAGAAAAATCAGTATGTTGGTATACATCTGACAAGCTTATAGCATTCCTTTTACTTTAATAGTTTGCTTTCTGTGATTGGTCTATTATACTAGAATAGATCAGAAACTTTCATGTCATAAACAAATTTTATTAAAGCGGTGAATAGAATGTTAGAGGATACAGGAGAACGTGTTATTCCTGAAAATATGAGCATAATGAATGATTTATTAATTGAGCACGTTGCAAGATATCACTTTGCGCTTTCATTTATTAGTGGACGTGTATTAGATTTTGCTACTGGAACGGGTTTTGGTACCCATATTATTGCGAAAAAGTTAAAGAAAGAAATAGTTGAAGTAATTGGATTTGATATTAATAACGAGGCTCTGGAGTATGCTAAATATCATTATTATCATCCAAAATCATCTTTTTTTCAAGAAGATGTGACCGATCTGAGTTTACCTGCGCGTTATGGTACATTTGATACGATCGTTAGTTTTGAAACAATTGAACATGTAGAAGCAGAAGAGCAATTTTTATCGAATGTGTATCGTTTATTAAAGCCCGGGGGGAAATTAATTATGTCTACTCCTTTCGGTAATGGAAGAGGTAAACCATGTGGCTCACCGTTTCATATTCATCAATTGACCCCAGAAGAGTTTGAACGTTTATTCACTGATTATTCAACAGTCACCCATTACGTCCAAAATGGTGCACTAATCGAACCAAGAGACCATGCAACATTAGACTATCACCCCATAGGAATTGTAGTTTGTGAAAAATAAAAGCTATCTTCTAGAAAATTATAATTTATGCCTGAATTTCTATAAACTACGACATAGCGTCCTTGCGCTGAAATTATCATTAACTGTGAATTAATAGGATTTCTTGACCCGCTACTCAAGTGAAATTGACTCCCTTTCCGCAGGCACGGCTTCAGCTAAATCGAAAACAAAGTACGTTTTCGATTGGATCTTCAGCCCGTGGGATTGCGATTACTCATCCCATCAAAAACATTCGCTGTTCCTGCAGGAGTGTCGCCAATTTCACTTGATACGCTAATATTCATCTGCCTATCGCTAACAGAGAGTATAAATCTGCACATAAAAATGAATGGATTTAAATCATGTTTTATTAGCTGGAAATTAGCATGTAAATTATTATTTTCATCTAGTTTAAT
The nucleotide sequence above comes from Paraliobacillus zengyii. Encoded proteins:
- a CDS encoding DsrE/DsrF/DrsH-like family protein gives rise to the protein MGATKKTTIVLFSGDYDKTMAAYIIANGAAAYDHEVTIFHTFWGLNALRKENHVPVKKGVLEKMFGKMMPKGADKMGLSKMNYMGMGPKMIKQVMKKHNSMPLPDLIDMAKEQDVKLIACTMTMDLLGLQKEELLDELEYGGVAAYIGDAQEGNVNLFI
- a CDS encoding YfcC family protein, which translates into the protein MAKTKFDAHNRWQMPDTYVILFLVLLLGVVATYLIPSGSFEREMIDGVERVLPGTYSAVAGSNLGVMTLFNAIQMGMVQSADIIFMVLFTGGAFEIIERSGALKGAINRAVLLTRGREFWMIAIISTLFALGGAVGAVANAVIAFVVIGVIIARTLKLDPIVAVAITFGANFAGFNVGFINPYTVGIAQDIAGLPLFSGWLLRLVVFIIILSITIGYTWRYAKKIMADPSKSLMGVYEDEDEVEKLEDEFTIRHKLMLSFVGLGLVFFVYASTQLGWTISNMAAFFVLIGIVSGIIAGMHYNTIAITFMDGTKKLVYGALVVGLARSVIIVLEDGQVLDTIVYALSVPLENFPPILSAIGMFISNGVLNFLVNSGSGQAMISMPMLAPLADMVGVTRQVAVQAYQFGDGLTNSIFPTSGILMASLAVANVPWTKWIKFMFPLFVIWFIIAIITLSIGVLINWGPF
- a CDS encoding DUF302 domain-containing protein; amino-acid sequence: MFHYTVESNKTIQETVQALEVNLKEEKFGILWQFDIKETLNNKGIDFEQPYLVLEVCNPKEAANLLTKNQLVGYFLPCKIVLYQDTGKTKIGMPKPTALIDLVEEEALVALAKEIEDKLIRAIDKSI
- a CDS encoding sulfite exporter TauE/SafE family protein yields the protein MNIEFVLVIFLIGFIGSYLSGMLGIGGSIIKYPMLLYIPSLFGITAFSAHEVSGISAVQVLFATIGGVWAYRKGGYLNKDLIIYMGVSILIGSLIGGYGSKLMLGEAINFVYGVLALIAAVMMFIPKKGTDDIPFDHVTFNKPLAAFLALIVGVGAGIVGAAGAFLLVPIMLGVLKIPIRMTIASSLAITFISSIGSTIGKVTTGQVEYMPAVIMIVASILASPLGAKTGKKTNAKLLQIILAVLIAGTAIKIWLDILDN
- a CDS encoding sulfurtransferase TusA family protein, giving the protein MESTKVLDAKGLACPMPIVKTKKAMADLQAGDILEVHATDQGSQSDLTAWAKSGGHALVKDTDEGDVLKFWIKKGE
- a CDS encoding rhodanese-like domain-containing protein; the protein is MKEITAEELANKIADKEKVNLIDVREEFEVEEGKIPQAKHIALGEVEERMDELDKNKHYYLICRSGARSGNAGQFLTEKGYDVTNMTGGMLAWPGEVE
- a CDS encoding class I SAM-dependent methyltransferase, translated to MLEDTGERVIPENMSIMNDLLIEHVARYHFALSFISGRVLDFATGTGFGTHIIAKKLKKEIVEVIGFDINNEALEYAKYHYYHPKSSFFQEDVTDLSLPARYGTFDTIVSFETIEHVEAEEQFLSNVYRLLKPGGKLIMSTPFGNGRGKPCGSPFHIHQLTPEEFERLFTDYSTVTHYVQNGALIEPRDHATLDYHPIGIVVCEK